TTTGGAAAGGAATATAAAGCTGAACATGTGGCATTTCTGCCTGCACAAAATAAATTCCAGCTTGATATTGGAAAAGCATATCCGAAGTCGGCCAATGTTGAGCACTGGAATAGAAGTTATACCCTCGTACAAAATGGGCTGGACATTCAGGATGAGTTTAAAATCACAGGTCCTAAGCAGGCCAATATCATTCATTTTCTGGTTGCTCAGGAACCAAAAATTGGCAAAGGGGAAATCCTCCTCAATAATGGGCACGCCACCTTGCACTTTGATGCGGGTCAGTTCACAGCGAGCTACGATGTCATTCCTCAGGATGACCCGCGTTTGAGTCAAGTCTGGGGTAAGGAACTTTATCGCATCAAGCTCACAGCTAAAAGCATCAAATCTACTGGAAAATACACCTTTACGATTCGCCAAAAGGCTATAAAATAAAAGGAATCGAAATTATTATGTAACTTACTAAGAATATAAGCCGTTATGAAAAAAAGAAAACCTGGTCTAAAAGCGCTTTTTGTTATCGCTTCTAGTCTGATCGCATTGAGCTTTACGGATCAAAAACCAAGCTTTATTGACACAAGTTTTAAAGCAGCAGAAAAGCAATATCAGTTCTTGGAACAAGCAGCAGAAAAGCAGCACAAGTTCCCGCGTACATTGAGCCCTTCGGGACAATTGGTAGGCACAGACGAATGGGATTGGACCGGCGGTTTCTTCCCAGGATCACTGTGGTATATCTACAACCACACCCATAACAAAGACACCGAAGCTGCTGCGATCAAATGGACGGAGGCGCTTGAAAAAGCCAAAGACCTTGATCAACATCATGATATTGGTTTTGTGATGTATTGTTCCTATGGCAATGCCATCAAATACCTCAACGATCCCAAAAAGGTTGCCGCTTACAAGGATATCCTCATCCATTCCGCTAATACTGCGCTCAAGCGTTATAATCCGCAGGTGGGCGTCATCAAATCATGGAACGAAAAAAAATCTTGGGACGGCAAGACCCTATGGAAATATCCAGTCATTATCGACAACATGATGAACCTGGAAATGCTGTGTTATGTGTCCGACTTGACGGGAGATGCCAAGTACAAGGATGCGGCCATCAGTCATGCCACCCAAACCATGAAAAACCATTTTCGTAAAGACTACAGTACTTACCATGTTGTCGATTACGATGGCAATGGCCATGCTATCCATCAACAGACCAACCAAGGCTATGCCGACAATTCAACTTGGGCACGCGGTCAAGCTTGGGCTATTTATGGATTTACCATGATGTACCGGGAGACCAAAAAACCAGAATTTCTTAAAACGGCAAAAGCGGCGGCAAAGTTTTACATGACCCATCCGAATCTGCCAAAAGATAAAATTCCGTATTGGGACTTTAATGCGGGAAAGCCAGGCTATAAATCGGATGCCGATTTTTCCTCCTTGAAATTGAATTTTGTTCCGCGCGATGCCTCAGCTGCAGCCATTGTTGCGTCTGCACTGATTGAACTCTCAACATTGACCACGGGTACCGAAAGCAAATCCTATTTGACATTTGCTCAGGAAAGCCTTCAAACATTATCAGGAAGCACCTATTTTGCCAAATATACGACCAATGGTGGTTTCTTACTGCAACATAGCGTCGGAAGCTTACCCCATCATTCGGAAATCGATGTTCCGCTGACCTATGCAGATTATTATTATCTGGAAGGTTTGACACGGTTGGAACAACTCAAAAAATAAAAAATACCAAGGGGAGATATTTAACATCTTCCCTTGGTATTTTTATAAGCTTTCCAATTGTATTCGGATTATTTCTTCCCGATAGTGATTCGGTTGCTTACAGTACTTCCAGCGTACTCGGCCTGTGGAAGCGAAAGCTCCAACGATTGATTTACTCGAAGCTGTTTATTGACAAGCTGAACCTTCACTATTTTGGCTTTTTGCAGTGGGTCTGCTATATCAAGCTGAATCTTTTTAGGTTCCAGCAGGTTCAGTTGCATGATAGCAGGTTGATCGAGCTTAATAGACCAATCGCCAACTTGGTACGTTCCCGCTTGATAACAAACCAGCTGTAGAATCCCGCTCCCTTTATGCTCCACGGCCTGTATATCCGGAGTATTCTGCCAAATTTTTATGCGCTGCATTACTTTTTTATCAACAGTTTTGGTGCCAGGCAAAACAATATAGGCATAGCTCGCATTGTTCGGAGCAACAGCATGATCAAACCAGAGCTTGAAGACCTTTCCATGTACAGCATCTTTGGAACGGGAACGGTTGATACGATACCAGGAGCCGACCTGATCCTTTGTTGTCAATCCAACGTTCATCGCTGTTGGAAAATAATACAGGACATTATTATGGGTTATAAATTCGCCTTTTTTGACAATTCGCTGTACTGAATCGAGCATCGACGTTTCCTTTCCATTCCAGACAACGGGTCCATTAAGCCAGGTTTGGTTTAAGGTTGTTACCACAGCTTCTGGCGCTGCACAATGAATCCCAGCCCCCAAACAAACAATTTCCCGATCGAAAAAGAACCAGGCTTTTTGAGCCTTGACCCCGTCGTAATCGACCGACATAGCTGAAGCCCCTGTCTTATCGTTGCTTACGCCGCCTGCAAAGTTATTTGCAGCAAGTGCTCCCCATTGTTCTTTCAGCTCCAGGTCGCCCGGATAATCGCGCGTTGTCGTTCCAGGAATTTTATCCCATTCCCATACAGGCATAATGTTATAATATTCCGGTCCAAACACCTGAATATTGGTCGCACCATCTGACATATTACGACCAAGCATATTTTCTCCATTTCCAGACTCCGATTTATTGGTACGGCTACTGGCCAATCGAACATTAAAATGAAATTGCTTACGTAAATGAGTGGTGTAGTCACCTTTCCAGTAATGACGGTGGGCCTCGATATTTTCGGCGTCAAAAGGCTGCACACTATCCAATTTTGCCAGCGCTTTATTCCAAACAGCATTTTTAGCTGGATCGATCAGCTTCATTTGTTTTAATATGGCTGTCTCCTGTGTCTTTTCCAAGATATTGGGGCGAGAGATCCCACGGCCATGTACATTAAAATCAATGTAGCGCGAACGTATAATTGGCAGATATGTTTCTGTGAGAAAACGCTCAAAAAGATCCAGTCTCTTTTGGTCAACAGCATAAGGCGTCTCACGCACATAAGCCATAACTTTTGAAATTCCTTTCAGGAACTCTTCCCCATAACCCGCAATATACAATTGTGGACCATGTTGTAAGTAAGAAAAATCGTATTGAAGTCCCTCCTTGCCATCCACGAGCTGTATCGGAAAAAGCAATTGATCCATTGCCGCAGCCAATAGATTAGCATCTTCCAAGATCAATGCGCGATAAAAATAGTGCATAGCAATATCACTTTTATTCGCTCCTGTTTTTGTGTAAGGATTCCCACGCTTCATTAGCTCAACAAGTGGAGTCTCTACTGTTGTAGGCATTTTTTCCTTTCCAAATTTCATCAGGATAAGACAAACACCGATGGCCTTTGGGGAAGCGATTTCGTTATGCCACCAATTCGAAGATTCAAAACGATTATTCGCCCAATATTGTGCCGCAAGCAGGATTTTGTCGTAAAGTAATTTTTGTTGATAAGATGCACTTTGCGGAGCTACATAAGCAACAATAAGTGTTCTTAGCCGATCCAAGTGCTCTCCCGGAGGCCAAAGCGAGATTGACTTACTGCTATAATCGATATCAGCCCAGGTACCGTCCGCACGCAGTTGATTACATAGGCTTCGTGTTTTATCTGCCCCGGGTAATGGACCACTTAACTCATCATCATATACATGCTTTTTAATGAGCACAAAAGTATCCCGGTTCTGCGCCTTTGCCATAACCAAGGCAAAGGACAATAAAAATATAATTAGTCCTTTCATCTGTTTTTTAGTATGCATTATTTAGGGGTATTGGCGTTCAGCAGCACGTCCCACAACATCCAAACGGTGTTTCATCAGTTGATTTTAATCATTATCCAATACGGAGCTCAGCCATTTTGGATTCTCCATTCCCTTTTCCCATTCGGTCAGTTTTTGCAGCATCTTTTTCACACGCTCAGGATACTTCGTGGCCAGATTATACTGCTCACGAAGATCATTCTTGAGATTGAACAACAATATCGGATCATCTTTGACAACAATCAATTTCCACTCCTGGTGTCGTACAGCCCGTGCAATCCCCCGGCGCCAAAATAAATAATCATGCCCTTTTTTTTCTGCCGTATACGAAGTGAGCAAACTGATGCCATCGATTTGCTGCCCAGGGATTTTCTTACCTTTTATTGCGTCGATACTGGTGGGTAAAATATCCATACCCGATACCATGGCATCGGATGTTATCCCTTTCGGTAGCTTAGCCGGCCACTGCATGATAAGCGGAACCCGAATTCCACCTTCCCATTTTGACCCTTTTAAACCACGCAATTGTCCATTGTCTGCGCCATTATTTGTTGCCGCACCATTATCATTCATAAAAATGATTAAGGTGTTTTCATAAAGTCCTTCTTGCTTTAAATGGCTGACCAAACGCCCAATATTTTCATCCATATTGTCCAGCATCGCCAGATAAGCCCTTCGCAATGGATCGGTTACATTTTTATACTTTTCAATGGTCTTCAGTGGTGCTTCGACGGGTGTATGCACAGCATTGAATGCTAAATACATAAAAAAAGGCTGGCTTCTATACTGCTGAAGATACGCAATTGCTTTATCAGTCAATGTTTCTGTCAAATAATGAATCGTATCTTCAGGGACTACACGTCGATCATCATAAAGAAGCTGCGTTGGCTTCACAGCACCATGGACTGGGAAGTAAGGCCGATCGCCACCAATAAAACCATAGAAGTGATCAAATCCACGTTTAAGCGGATTAAATTGTGGACCATCCCCCTGATGCCATTTGCCGATCGCCACTGTTTTATAGCCATTGTACTTCATGAAATCAGCAATGGTGGCTACCCGTGTATCCATTCCGATATCTTCCAGTGCAACACCTGCAGTTGGACGTTTTGAAATATTATGTTCAAAACCAAAGCGCTGCTGATAGCGACCAGAAAGTAAGCCCGCGCGAGAAGGAGCGCATACCGAAGCCGACGCATAAGCCGACTGA
The DNA window shown above is from Sphingobacterium thalpophilum and carries:
- a CDS encoding polysaccharide lyase 8 family protein, whose amino-acid sequence is MKGLIIFLLSFALVMAKAQNRDTFVLIKKHVYDDELSGPLPGADKTRSLCNQLRADGTWADIDYSSKSISLWPPGEHLDRLRTLIVAYVAPQSASYQQKLLYDKILLAAQYWANNRFESSNWWHNEIASPKAIGVCLILMKFGKEKMPTTVETPLVELMKRGNPYTKTGANKSDIAMHYFYRALILEDANLLAAAMDQLLFPIQLVDGKEGLQYDFSYLQHGPQLYIAGYGEEFLKGISKVMAYVRETPYAVDQKRLDLFERFLTETYLPIIRSRYIDFNVHGRGISRPNILEKTQETAILKQMKLIDPAKNAVWNKALAKLDSVQPFDAENIEAHRHYWKGDYTTHLRKQFHFNVRLASSRTNKSESGNGENMLGRNMSDGATNIQVFGPEYYNIMPVWEWDKIPGTTTRDYPGDLELKEQWGALAANNFAGGVSNDKTGASAMSVDYDGVKAQKAWFFFDREIVCLGAGIHCAAPEAVVTTLNQTWLNGPVVWNGKETSMLDSVQRIVKKGEFITHNNVLYYFPTAMNVGLTTKDQVGSWYRINRSRSKDAVHGKVFKLWFDHAVAPNNASYAYIVLPGTKTVDKKVMQRIKIWQNTPDIQAVEHKGSGILQLVCYQAGTYQVGDWSIKLDQPAIMQLNLLEPKKIQLDIADPLQKAKIVKVQLVNKQLRVNQSLELSLPQAEYAGSTVSNRITIGKK
- a CDS encoding glycoside hydrolase family 88 protein, encoding MKKRKPGLKALFVIASSLIALSFTDQKPSFIDTSFKAAEKQYQFLEQAAEKQHKFPRTLSPSGQLVGTDEWDWTGGFFPGSLWYIYNHTHNKDTEAAAIKWTEALEKAKDLDQHHDIGFVMYCSYGNAIKYLNDPKKVAAYKDILIHSANTALKRYNPQVGVIKSWNEKKSWDGKTLWKYPVIIDNMMNLEMLCYVSDLTGDAKYKDAAISHATQTMKNHFRKDYSTYHVVDYDGNGHAIHQQTNQGYADNSTWARGQAWAIYGFTMMYRETKKPEFLKTAKAAAKFYMTHPNLPKDKIPYWDFNAGKPGYKSDADFSSLKLNFVPRDASAAAIVASALIELSTLTTGTESKSYLTFAQESLQTLSGSTYFAKYTTNGGFLLQHSVGSLPHHSEIDVPLTYADYYYLEGLTRLEQLKK
- a CDS encoding sulfatase-like hydrolase/transferase, whose product is MNILFTFEIPVFGQQHPNVIVILSDDGGYDDFGCYGGKEVYTPNIDALAQNGVRFQSAYASASVCAPSRAGLLSGRYQQRFGFEHNISKRPTAGVALEDIGMDTRVATIADFMKYNGYKTVAIGKWHQGDGPQFNPLKRGFDHFYGFIGGDRPYFPVHGAVKPTQLLYDDRRVVPEDTIHYLTETLTDKAIAYLQQYRSQPFFMYLAFNAVHTPVEAPLKTIEKYKNVTDPLRRAYLAMLDNMDENIGRLVSHLKQEGLYENTLIIFMNDNGAATNNGADNGQLRGLKGSKWEGGIRVPLIMQWPAKLPKGITSDAMVSGMDILPTSIDAIKGKKIPGQQIDGISLLTSYTAEKKGHDYLFWRRGIARAVRHQEWKLIVVKDDPILLFNLKNDLREQYNLATKYPERVKKMLQKLTEWEKGMENPKWLSSVLDND